The proteins below come from a single Vanessa tameamea isolate UH-Manoa-2023 chromosome 15, ilVanTame1 primary haplotype, whole genome shotgun sequence genomic window:
- the LOC113399129 gene encoding uncharacterized protein LOC113399129 has protein sequence MWRPVLITTLVISSIYARSNQVRDVTTSCDKSYISIHLDMEQPFKGLVFSKDFSRECRVQGQMHTNVTLHLPSNACGVRTSTLNTTVEELDDNEDLYYSVELIVQMDRQLQQSSDQEIIIRCKLQPRAVRISSSALEGVIKSRLREMTGQEGKRVRTGRNRQGWEHAGELEQRQRVAEAARAWMELAPARVEVGQPTRLLVQCTLPVGVGLRVTNCVAHDGLGEASQKLLDEAGCPIDEAIFNKPTLHRHRQKGEIDSSDLEPVNEINLQSDRSDPDDVIRNMMTYQHAVTTFAAFKFPDRAKLHLSCGIELCKGVCPHVDCKSLQKPHQTKDGLVRKARLDKEARGVVIDRLEVYNSIEVLAPNIELEDEASIRGSRRVEGEEDFVRGFSPGDKTICLSPGKMALAFCILGVIFLCAIAIAFASLVRARRRVTREPIHTSLSFYTGSKSIFSSSGSSSSGLSGSKLLLTDSPYLDHHSSSSNNWPYNSAF, from the exons ATGTGGCGGCCAGTACTAATTACAACTCTAGTGATATCGAGTATCTATGCTCGTTCCAATCAGGTCAGGGACGTAACCACGTCTTGCGACAAGAGCTATATTAGTATTCATCTTGATATGGAACAACCATTCAAAGGACTCGTGTTCAGTAAGGATTTCTCCAGGGAATGTCGGGTACAAG gtcAAATGCATACGAATGTAACTCTTCACTTGCCATCAAATGCGTGTGGTGTAAGAACATCTACCCTGAACACAACGGTGGAGGAGCTAGATGACAACGAAGATCTCTACTACAGTGTAGAACTGATCGTTCAAATGGACAGGCAACTGCAACAGTCTTCGGATCAGGAAATAATAATCAG GTGTAAATTGCAACCGCGTGCGGTACGAATAAGCAGTTCCGCGCTGGAGGGCGTCATTAAGTCCAGGTTGCGAGAAATGACTGGACAAGAAGGAAAACGTGTAAG GACGGGCAGAAACCGTCAAGGCTGGGAGCACGCGGGCGAGCTGGAGCAGCGGCAGCGCGTGGCGGAGGCGGCGCGCGCGTGGATGGAGCTCGCGCCCGCGCGCGTCGAGGTGGGGCAGCCCACGCGCCTGCTCGTGCAGTGCACGCTGCCAG TTGGAGTCGGTCTTCGTGTAACCAACTGCGTAGCTCACGATGGTTTAGGTGAAGCGTCGCAGAAACTCTTGGACGAAGCCGGCTGTCCCATAGACGAGGCCATATTCAACAAACCCACTCTGCACCGACACAGGCAGAAGGGCGAGATCGATTCGTCAGACTTGGAGCCGgttaacgaaataaatttacaaagtgACAGATCCGATCCCGATGACGTCATTCGAAATATGATGACGTATCAACACGCTGTGACAACATTCGCTGCCTTCAAGTTTCCAGATAGAGCAAAGTTGCACCTCTCGTGTGGGATAGAATTGTGTAAAGGGGTTTGTCCGCACGTCGACTGCAAGTCTCTGCAGAAGCCGCACCAAACGAAAGATGGTTTAGTTCGAAAGGCTCGATTGGACAAAGAAGCGAGAGGAGTTGTGATAGACAGGCTGGAAGTGTATAACAGTATCGAAGTTCTCGCACCGAATATTGAGTTAGAGGATGAAGCTTCCATTAGAG GTTCTAGAAGAGTAGAAGGTGAAGAAGACTTTGTTCGAGGCTTCTCTCCAGGCGACAAAACAATTTGTCTTTCACCGGGGAAAATGGCCCTTGCATTCTGTATTCTAGGAGTCATATTCCTTTGCGCTATTGCAATCGCGTTTGCGTCACTAGTGCGAGCGAGACGGAGAGTTACACGTGAACCAATTCATACATCTCTTTCATTCTACACTGGTAGCAAGAGTATTTTCTCTTCTAGCGGCAGCAGCAGTTCAGGATTGAGTGGAAGCAAACTTCTTCTAACTGATAGTCCATACTTAGATCATCATTCATCGTCTAGTAACAACTGGCCTTACAACAGTGCGTTctaa